One Dokdonia sp. Dokd-P16 genomic window carries:
- a CDS encoding glycoside hydrolase family 2 TIM barrel-domain containing protein yields MKSNKTLYRILILAGFILINSGVLYGISQVIAFLNTGADRSKMLHLDETKDRHYVPEVTWESIENPGRPMEEANLASIEEDYLDAWYVKNRAFYTGEDAGIFDHYTERARGKVLDLLTLNNETNTYIESTTLTHHLSVEFYSADGTLVVLTDRNVTGVERVFKNEQFLVQRAFNNDYKIILLLEDGFWRVRHFEKVASHPAEIKNEIIPLDLAMLEGINYYPQGSPWDTFGPTFSKDTLATDFKIINDLKLNSIRVFVGFQDFGKASVPKEKLEKLTSLLDEAEKAKLKVVVTLFDFYGDYRIQDWTITNAHLHSIVSHVKDHPALLGWDIKNEPNLDFESRGEREVLSWLSQTIDYLKTIDNTHAVTIGWSSPEAALHLEKQVDIVSYHYYKDLEDLAAAHKVLTDATSKPVVLQEFGLAAYHGLWNPLGPDEKDQAAYFKEFYITQKRDSLHYLSWTLYDFRDIPTEVAGRLPWRKNKQAFFGIVNTLGVKDDAYLIIKNR; encoded by the coding sequence TTGAAAAGTAACAAAACCTTATATCGCATTTTGATTTTGGCTGGATTTATTCTCATAAATTCAGGTGTGCTCTATGGCATCAGTCAGGTGATTGCTTTTTTAAACACGGGTGCAGATAGAAGTAAAATGCTACATCTGGATGAAACAAAAGACCGTCATTATGTGCCAGAAGTTACTTGGGAATCTATTGAAAACCCTGGACGACCTATGGAAGAAGCAAATCTAGCGAGTATAGAAGAAGACTATCTAGATGCTTGGTATGTAAAAAACAGGGCTTTTTACACAGGAGAAGATGCAGGGATTTTTGACCATTATACAGAACGCGCTCGAGGAAAAGTACTTGACTTACTAACACTTAATAATGAAACAAACACCTACATAGAAAGTACTACACTTACTCATCACCTCTCTGTAGAATTTTATAGTGCAGATGGTACTCTAGTAGTGCTCACAGATCGCAATGTGACTGGTGTAGAGCGTGTTTTTAAAAATGAACAATTTCTCGTACAACGAGCTTTTAATAATGACTATAAAATTATACTGCTGCTAGAAGATGGCTTCTGGAGGGTACGTCATTTTGAAAAAGTAGCCTCACATCCTGCCGAAATTAAAAATGAAATTATCCCTCTAGATCTTGCTATGCTGGAAGGCATCAATTATTACCCACAAGGAAGTCCTTGGGACACCTTTGGCCCTACATTTAGTAAGGACACACTCGCTACAGATTTTAAAATTATTAATGATCTTAAACTTAATTCCATAAGAGTTTTTGTTGGTTTTCAAGATTTTGGAAAAGCAAGTGTTCCTAAAGAAAAGCTTGAGAAACTCACCTCACTTCTAGACGAAGCAGAAAAAGCAAAACTCAAGGTTGTGGTTACACTTTTTGACTTTTATGGAGATTATCGCATCCAAGACTGGACGATAACAAATGCACACCTTCATAGTATTGTATCACATGTAAAAGACCATCCTGCATTGCTAGGTTGGGATATTAAAAATGAACCTAATCTCGATTTTGAAAGTCGTGGGGAGCGCGAAGTATTATCGTGGCTGAGTCAAACGATAGATTATCTCAAGACTATAGATAATACACATGCAGTAACTATAGGCTGGTCTTCACCAGAGGCTGCGCTACATCTTGAAAAGCAAGTAGATATTGTCTCTTATCATTATTATAAAGATCTTGAGGATCTTGCAGCAGCTCACAAAGTACTCACAGATGCAACTAGCAAACCTGTGGTTCTGCAAGAATTTGGTCTTGCAGCTTATCACGGATTATGGAATCCTCTAGGACCTGATGAGAAAGATCAAGCCGCATATTTTAAGGAGTTTTATATAACCCAGAAAAGAGATAGCTTACACTATCTCTCTTGGACACTTTACGACTTTAGGGACATACCGACTGAAGTGGCTGGTAGATTACCGTGGCGAAAGAACAAACAGGCTTTTTTTGGAATTGTGAATACACTTGGGGTGAAAGACGATGCCTATTTGATTATTAAGAACCGGTAA
- a CDS encoding glycosyltransferase, with protein sequence MKLAIVTAYPPSKVTLNEYAYHLVKHFRQNQEVTELVLLTDVTPEQADITFEEDGCAITVKQCWKFNSLSNVLSIAKAVRATKPDAVLYNLQFMKFGDKKVAAALGLFSPWVSKLMGVKTTVLLHNIMETVDLDSAGFTSNKLKIKAYNFIGEMLTRVVLKADTVALTISKYVTILEEKYNAKNCVLIPHGTFEIPLEPSYQAAPGPLKIMTFGKFGTYKKVEILIEAVQKVRENTGRDLEIVIAGTDSPNTPGYLAEVQEIYKHVPNLTFTGYVEEEDVPVIFSESAMVVFPYTSTTGSSGVLHQAGSYGKAVVMPDLGDLSILVKEEGYRGEFFNPESMHSLASGIENLVMNEAYRTEIAKANYKAATALPMSRIAQMYLDVFAGRSTNNNEVILKVA encoded by the coding sequence ATGAAATTAGCAATCGTAACGGCCTATCCACCGAGCAAAGTAACTTTAAACGAATATGCATATCATTTAGTTAAGCACTTTCGTCAAAACCAAGAAGTAACAGAACTTGTACTTCTTACAGATGTAACTCCAGAACAAGCAGATATCACTTTTGAAGAAGATGGATGTGCAATCACAGTAAAGCAGTGCTGGAAATTTAACAGCTTATCTAATGTACTATCTATTGCAAAGGCAGTAAGAGCTACAAAGCCAGATGCAGTACTTTATAACCTACAGTTTATGAAGTTTGGAGATAAAAAAGTAGCGGCCGCTTTAGGCCTGTTTTCTCCTTGGGTTTCTAAGTTAATGGGAGTAAAAACAACGGTATTACTTCATAATATTATGGAAACTGTAGATCTTGATAGCGCAGGATTTACATCTAATAAACTTAAAATTAAAGCGTATAACTTTATTGGAGAGATGCTTACTCGTGTAGTTCTTAAAGCAGATACTGTAGCACTTACCATAAGCAAGTATGTAACTATCCTAGAAGAAAAATATAACGCAAAAAATTGCGTACTCATCCCTCATGGTACTTTTGAAATTCCATTAGAACCGTCTTACCAAGCTGCTCCGGGTCCTCTTAAGATAATGACTTTTGGAAAATTTGGAACTTATAAAAAAGTAGAAATACTTATAGAAGCTGTACAAAAGGTAAGAGAAAACACAGGACGCGATCTTGAAATCGTAATTGCGGGAACAGATAGCCCTAACACACCGGGATACCTAGCCGAAGTACAAGAGATATATAAGCACGTTCCTAACCTTACTTTTACAGGTTATGTAGAAGAAGAAGATGTACCAGTAATATTTTCAGAGAGTGCGATGGTAGTTTTTCCATACACATCTACTACTGGAAGTTCTGGAGTGTTGCACCAAGCAGGAAGCTATGGTAAAGCAGTAGTAATGCCAGATCTGGGAGATTTAAGCATCTTAGTAAAAGAAGAAGGGTATAGAGGTGAGTTCTTTAATCCAGAAAGTATGCACAGTCTTGCATCTGGTATAGAAAACCTAGTAATGAATGAAGCATATAGAACAGAAATAGCAAAAGCTAATTACAAAGCAGCAACAGCATTACCTATGAGCCGTATCGCTCAGATGTACCTAGATGTTTTTGCAGGAAGAAGTACTAATAATAACGAAGTAATATTGAAGGTAGCATAA
- a CDS encoding oligosaccharide flippase family protein: MIAIQQKIKKALSPEQIFMLSAFVVNGGNYLYNLGLGRVLGPGAFADAAILITLLLVLSFVAMTFQLAVAKFTTEFDASKQEAFVKRAYKQATTFGIILGALIVVFATSLQSLFQTASPIMFTIFGIAVPLYFVMSVNRGNLQGRKSFIELSVTYQLEMVCRLALTFAFLLFFNIESSVAVSTAIAISFIAGVFPFKKLTSKKAIETALTSKESKAVTQFFVLTACYELTQIICNNSDILLVKHFFPSYDAGLYASLALIGRVVYFVTWMFVMLLLPTVVTMRKEGKNSVPVLMKYVGYITALASAIVIFTFLFPSFAVQVLFGDQYMAIAPLLGWYALATSFFALSNIFAYYYLSLDHYKPIVIAAIFGVLQIVLIILFHDSLFEVVLAQVAAMGGLLIAQLLYFWKMQVK; the protein is encoded by the coding sequence ATGATCGCAATCCAACAAAAAATCAAAAAAGCACTTTCACCAGAGCAAATATTTATGCTCAGTGCCTTTGTAGTAAATGGAGGAAATTACCTCTATAACTTAGGCTTAGGTAGAGTACTAGGACCTGGAGCTTTTGCAGATGCTGCTATATTGATAACATTACTTCTAGTATTATCTTTTGTAGCGATGACTTTCCAACTCGCAGTTGCAAAGTTTACTACAGAGTTTGACGCTTCAAAACAAGAAGCATTTGTAAAAAGAGCTTATAAACAGGCGACGACTTTTGGAATTATACTCGGAGCGTTGATTGTAGTTTTTGCAACATCATTACAGTCACTTTTTCAAACGGCATCACCTATAATGTTTACCATTTTTGGAATAGCAGTCCCACTTTATTTTGTTATGAGTGTAAATCGTGGCAATCTGCAAGGACGCAAATCTTTTATTGAACTCTCTGTCACGTATCAGCTAGAGATGGTATGTAGACTCGCTCTTACTTTTGCTTTCTTACTGTTTTTTAATATAGAATCCTCTGTAGCAGTATCTACAGCAATAGCAATTTCTTTTATCGCTGGAGTGTTTCCTTTTAAGAAGCTCACTTCAAAAAAAGCGATAGAGACAGCGCTTACCTCAAAAGAAAGTAAGGCAGTAACTCAGTTTTTTGTACTTACAGCATGTTACGAGCTTACCCAAATCATTTGTAATAACAGTGACATATTATTAGTAAAGCACTTTTTTCCATCTTATGATGCAGGATTATATGCCTCACTAGCTCTTATAGGCCGTGTTGTATATTTTGTGACCTGGATGTTTGTGATGTTATTACTACCTACCGTAGTAACCATGCGTAAAGAGGGTAAAAACTCTGTTCCAGTACTTATGAAGTATGTAGGATACATCACAGCCCTTGCAAGTGCGATTGTAATATTCACGTTTTTATTCCCATCATTTGCTGTACAGGTCCTCTTTGGAGATCAATATATGGCAATTGCTCCCTTACTTGGCTGGTACGCTCTTGCTACTTCTTTTTTTGCTCTATCTAATATTTTTGCCTACTACTATTTATCCCTTGATCATTATAAGCCTATTGTAATTGCGGCCATTTTTGGAGTGTTACAAATAGTATTAATCATATTATTCCACGATTCCTTGTTTGAAGTTGTGTTAGCCCAAGTTGCAGCGATGGGTGGTTTACTTATCGCACAACTACTTTACTTCTGGAAAATGCAAGTAAAGTAA
- a CDS encoding endonuclease domain-containing protein, protein MQRLIPYRRDLKERARELRKNMTLAELTLWDKIRRKATGAEFHRQVPLLDYIVDFYCHEIGLAIELDGVIHDNQVMQDGLRQGRLEEKGVHFLRFTNEEVFKNIDAVLIAIEDSVQECL, encoded by the coding sequence ATGCAAAGATTGATTCCATACCGTAGAGACTTAAAAGAGCGAGCTAGGGAACTGAGAAAGAATATGACGCTAGCTGAATTAACTTTGTGGGATAAAATTAGAAGAAAAGCAACCGGTGCAGAATTTCATAGACAAGTGCCTCTATTGGATTACATCGTTGATTTCTATTGTCATGAAATAGGTCTTGCCATTGAATTGGATGGTGTCATACACGATAATCAAGTTATGCAAGACGGACTGCGTCAAGGTCGTCTGGAAGAAAAAGGTGTGCATTTCTTAAGATTTACAAATGAGGAAGTATTTAAAAATATAGATGCCGTTCTTATTGCAATAGAAGACAGCGTGCAGGAATGTTTGTAA
- a CDS encoding tetratricopeptide repeat protein → MRIATLIIVFLLSATAYAQDMSAGFTLLETGKYEEAKAFFGEVLNDYPDNKTARLCYGRALGLSGDSAEARSLFTTLKADYPTDFEVGLNYAESLLWDSDFGAAKDFYETLVAKDSTSFSALLGYANTLSNLKEYDAAIAYVNKALTVQPGNANAAVSKKFMRLGKANQLTTAFQYDAAIQLLKNALEDMPNDEQIISALANTYIAKKDYENANTMYSKLSDTLTSQVGKSLVAHLQKDDKLALSLAQESIAFAKADTTKIITANERYIQALIWNGKYATARTAIADLKTTFPTNQRVAALKATLGMYTGTFKKSIEVYNDILEKDSASFDGNLGIANAYRAQGNLDEAYAFAKNTLTFYPNQKDATGLMKTIESSLAPVIETRAAYTSDNGDNQAYSAGMTATLPFTSRFKTVFSYNYRTTENMTTNTMAYNTDASIGAHYRVINNTWLEGTLGFVKANASENEYTDVNGSVFVKSRPLPLQYLEIGYSRTLQDFNAALLDEKIFMNNYSLNYNMGTNINLGWYSGLMHTQQTDGNSRNLLFTSLYYNFTKNPTLKGGINYQYVGFKDQVPTLYFSPSKYQAVELFLDLTGQAGKWSYAANAAGGLQVVEDDEATTLFRLEARLQYAISNRFQVGAYGKYSNIASATAAGFEFMEVGLKLRWQVLKGGVVKM, encoded by the coding sequence ATGAGAATAGCAACATTAATTATCGTCTTCCTTTTAAGTGCAACAGCATACGCTCAAGATATGTCTGCAGGTTTCACTTTATTAGAAACTGGAAAATATGAGGAGGCAAAAGCTTTTTTTGGAGAAGTACTTAATGACTACCCAGATAATAAGACTGCAAGACTTTGTTACGGTCGTGCTTTAGGACTAAGCGGCGATAGCGCAGAAGCTAGATCATTATTTACAACGCTAAAAGCAGATTACCCAACAGATTTTGAAGTGGGTTTAAACTATGCAGAATCTCTTTTATGGGATAGCGATTTTGGCGCAGCAAAGGACTTTTATGAAACCCTCGTTGCCAAAGACAGCACGAGCTTCTCTGCCCTACTCGGCTATGCAAACACGCTTTCTAACCTTAAAGAATATGACGCGGCAATCGCTTATGTAAACAAGGCACTTACCGTACAACCTGGCAATGCCAATGCTGCAGTGTCAAAAAAGTTTATGCGTTTAGGTAAGGCAAACCAACTCACAACTGCCTTTCAATATGATGCTGCAATACAGTTGCTTAAAAATGCTCTTGAGGATATGCCTAACGATGAGCAAATCATAAGCGCACTTGCAAATACGTATATCGCAAAGAAGGATTATGAGAATGCAAACACGATGTACAGCAAGCTGTCAGACACCTTAACTTCTCAGGTAGGAAAGTCATTAGTTGCTCACTTACAGAAGGACGACAAGCTTGCTTTATCACTAGCTCAGGAGAGTATCGCTTTCGCGAAAGCGGACACTACAAAAATCATTACCGCAAACGAGCGCTACATCCAGGCACTCATATGGAACGGAAAATACGCCACGGCAAGAACTGCCATTGCCGATCTAAAAACGACATTCCCTACAAACCAGCGCGTTGCAGCACTCAAAGCTACGCTAGGGATGTACACTGGGACTTTCAAGAAAAGTATTGAGGTATATAACGATATTCTTGAGAAGGATAGCGCGTCTTTTGATGGAAATCTAGGGATTGCAAATGCGTACCGTGCGCAGGGGAATCTGGATGAGGCTTACGCTTTCGCGAAAAATACCTTAACCTTCTACCCTAATCAGAAAGATGCTACTGGGTTAATGAAAACTATAGAAAGTAGCCTTGCTCCCGTGATCGAAACACGAGCTGCCTATACTTCTGATAATGGCGATAACCAAGCTTATTCTGCTGGAATGACAGCTACCCTACCATTTACAAGTAGATTTAAAACGGTGTTCTCATATAACTATAGAACTACTGAAAATATGACTACAAATACAATGGCATATAATACAGATGCATCTATAGGTGCTCATTATAGAGTGATTAATAATACGTGGTTAGAAGGTACCCTAGGGTTTGTAAAAGCAAATGCAAGTGAAAATGAATACACCGATGTAAATGGATCTGTTTTTGTAAAATCGAGACCATTGCCACTGCAATATTTAGAGATAGGATACAGCAGAACGTTACAAGATTTTAACGCAGCGCTACTAGACGAGAAGATATTTATGAATAACTACTCCCTTAACTACAATATGGGAACAAACATTAATTTAGGTTGGTATTCTGGTCTTATGCATACGCAGCAAACGGATGGCAACTCTCGTAACTTACTATTCACTTCTTTATACTACAACTTTACAAAAAACCCAACGCTTAAAGGTGGTATCAATTACCAGTATGTAGGTTTTAAAGATCAAGTACCTACGCTTTACTTTAGCCCATCAAAATACCAAGCAGTTGAGTTGTTTTTAGATCTTACTGGCCAGGCAGGGAAGTGGAGCTATGCAGCAAACGCTGCTGGAGGTTTACAAGTAGTAGAAGATGATGAGGCTACTACCCTATTTCGCTTAGAAGCAAGACTTCAATATGCAATATCTAACCGTTTTCAAGTAGGTGCTTATGGTAAGTACAGTAACATCGCCTCTGCAACCGCAGCAGGATTTGAGTTTATGGAAGTAGGCTTAAAACTGAGATGGCAAGTGCTTAAAGGTGGCGTTGTGAAGATGTAA
- a CDS encoding S41 family peptidase, protein MKKTSVILILTIFSLNLLTAQQTISEIEKLASIGKIYGFLKYYHPEVGKGIYNWDDEFIKYLPKVLKAADKNDLSAIYIDWINNLGNIDVCKKCSSEKNYFDKNFDLSWLQNENLFNDKLSSKLKFIENNRIQKENFYVEIQPVGNIKVTNEPQYKNFEFPNEEYRLLGLFKYWNIIEYFYPYKYMTDQNWDSVLRQMIPKIKNAKNQSDYQNKIKELVAKLDDTHAWISFSDERPMYLPAKISHIENKAVVSGFYNDSIANLNNLQIGDIILKINDLDVRTEKDKNLKYVAGSNKNIKTKNTYTKIFSGSEKEINLTIDRQGEVKKIKVNRYDFNDFNYWDNSKAIKSKLVTDEVGYINMASVKGRDIEDIFKSFDTKKSIIIDLRNYPAFIYYRFSRYLNTEKKDFSKIYSPNINYPSRFSYTDNLRTNSSKKAFKGRIILLVNEESLSRSEFTAMAFQTADNIITVGNQTAGADGDVVVFEYLGGYRTAISGNGILYPDGSETQRNGIRIDVEVKSTINGLINGRDEVLEKAIELASE, encoded by the coding sequence ATGAAAAAAACATCTGTAATTCTAATTTTGACCATTTTCAGTTTAAACTTATTGACTGCTCAACAGACAATTTCGGAAATTGAAAAGTTAGCTTCAATTGGAAAAATTTACGGGTTTCTAAAATATTATCATCCCGAGGTTGGAAAAGGAATTTACAACTGGGACGATGAATTTATCAAATATCTTCCAAAAGTTTTAAAAGCAGCTGATAAGAACGACCTATCAGCAATTTACATAGACTGGATTAACAACTTGGGTAACATAGACGTTTGTAAAAAATGTAGCTCTGAAAAAAATTACTTCGATAAAAACTTTGACTTATCCTGGTTACAAAACGAAAATCTTTTTAATGATAAGCTTTCGTCAAAATTAAAATTCATTGAAAATAACAGAATTCAGAAGGAAAACTTTTATGTAGAAATACAACCTGTCGGCAACATAAAAGTTACTAACGAACCACAATACAAAAATTTTGAATTTCCTAACGAAGAATATAGATTATTGGGTTTGTTTAAATATTGGAATATAATAGAATATTTTTATCCATATAAATACATGACCGACCAAAATTGGGATTCTGTTTTAAGACAAATGATACCGAAAATTAAAAACGCTAAAAATCAAAGTGACTACCAAAATAAGATTAAAGAACTTGTCGCAAAACTAGATGATACACACGCTTGGATAAGTTTCTCTGACGAAAGACCTATGTACCTTCCTGCAAAGATTTCCCATATTGAAAATAAAGCGGTTGTTTCAGGTTTTTATAACGATTCCATTGCTAATCTCAACAACTTGCAAATAGGAGACATTATTTTGAAGATTAATGATTTAGATGTTAGAACAGAAAAAGACAAAAACCTAAAGTATGTCGCAGGTTCCAATAAAAACATTAAAACTAAAAACACTTACACTAAAATTTTCAGCGGTTCAGAAAAGGAAATAAACCTAACCATAGACAGACAAGGGGAAGTTAAAAAAATCAAAGTAAACAGATACGATTTTAATGATTTTAACTATTGGGATAATTCTAAAGCAATTAAATCAAAATTGGTCACTGACGAAGTTGGCTATATAAATATGGCAAGCGTTAAAGGCAGAGATATTGAAGATATTTTTAAATCATTTGACACTAAAAAATCTATAATAATAGATTTAAGAAATTATCCCGCCTTTATTTATTATAGATTTTCTAGATATTTAAATACAGAAAAAAAGGATTTTAGTAAAATTTATAGTCCGAACATTAATTACCCTTCAAGATTTAGCTACACAGATAATCTACGAACAAACAGTAGTAAAAAGGCTTTTAAGGGAAGAATTATATTGTTAGTAAATGAAGAGTCTTTGAGTAGGTCTGAATTTACGGCTATGGCTTTTCAAACAGCTGACAATATAATTACAGTTGGAAACCAAACTGCAGGAGCTGATGGAGATGTTGTTGTGTTTGAATATTTAGGAGGTTACAGAACGGCAATTTCAGGAAATGGGATTCTTTATCCTGACGGTTCGGAAACACAACGAAATGGAATAAGAATAGATGTAGAAGTTAAATCGACAATTAACGGATTAATTAATGGTCGTGATGAAGTTTTGGAGAAAGCAATCGAATTAGCCTCTGAATGA
- a CDS encoding type II toxin-antitoxin system RelE/ParE family toxin, whose protein sequence is MFFIEKTSEFDKWLRKLKDFKAKAKIIFRVQKLETNEHFGDCKPVGDGIREMRINFSKGYRVYFKEKDGKVIVLLIGGDKSTQQNDIAKAKSIWKKLNK, encoded by the coding sequence ATGTTCTTTATTGAAAAAACATCTGAATTTGACAAGTGGCTGAGAAAGCTAAAAGATTTTAAGGCTAAGGCTAAAATTATATTCAGAGTTCAAAAATTAGAAACTAATGAACATTTTGGTGACTGTAAACCAGTTGGCGATGGAATTCGAGAAATGCGGATTAATTTTTCGAAGGGTTATCGTGTTTATTTCAAAGAAAAAGATGGAAAAGTAATAGTGCTTTTAATTGGCGGAGATAAATCTACTCAACAAAATGACATTGCGAAGGCGAAAAGTATTTGGAAAAAATTAAATAAATAA
- a CDS encoding addiction module antidote protein → MGTSKFEIADYLESKEMIAEYLNTVLEEGDNADIINAIGHIAKAIGMTKIAEETGLSRPSLYKALSDGAKPQFATIMKVLKAIGGQIQVNPMSV, encoded by the coding sequence ATGGGAACTTCAAAATTTGAAATAGCTGACTATTTGGAAAGCAAAGAAATGATTGCGGAATATCTAAATACGGTTTTAGAAGAAGGAGACAATGCAGATATAATAAATGCAATTGGGCACATAGCAAAAGCAATCGGAATGACAAAAATTGCGGAAGAAACTGGTTTGAGCAGACCGAGTTTGTATAAAGCACTATCTGATGGAGCTAAGCCTCAATTTGCGACAATTATGAAAGTATTAAAAGCAATCGGAGGACAAATTCAAGTGAACCCGATGTCAGTATGA
- a CDS encoding SMI1/KNR4 family protein, producing MFNKTKSENEVIDFEKRNKIKLPIDYRGFLLEIGNGGAGPYYGLEPIENGLFSDLDYKHKSDLNDLSKPFPHTEHWNLDFGEVTEENEDEYLEQKDEEYYQNKWVNGILRVSNLGCGVSMNLVVNEKEYGNLWVDDRCNEQGIYPNPYNENRDRIIFIDWYENWIDNELKRFNT from the coding sequence TTGTTTAATAAAACAAAATCAGAAAATGAGGTAATCGATTTTGAGAAGCGCAACAAAATAAAATTACCTATTGATTATAGAGGATTTTTGCTGGAAATTGGAAATGGTGGAGCTGGACCGTATTATGGATTGGAACCTATTGAAAACGGACTTTTTTCTGATCTTGATTATAAACACAAGAGTGACTTAAATGACTTATCCAAACCTTTTCCTCATACAGAACATTGGAATCTAGATTTTGGAGAAGTGACTGAGGAAAACGAAGATGAATATTTGGAGCAAAAAGATGAAGAGTATTATCAAAATAAATGGGTGAATGGTATTTTGAGAGTTTCAAATTTGGGTTGCGGAGTTTCCATGAACTTGGTAGTCAATGAAAAAGAATATGGTAATTTATGGGTTGATGATAGATGTAACGAACAAGGAATTTATCCTAACCCTTACAATGAAAATCGAGACAGAATAATATTTATCGATTGGTATGAAAACTGGATTGACAATGAACTAAAAAGATTTAATACTTAA